In a genomic window of Nitrospiraceae bacterium:
- the lpdA gene encoding dihydrolipoyl dehydrogenase, which produces MTLPKHIAILGAGPGGYVAAIRAAQLGARVTVIENQALGGVCLNWGCIPSKALLSVVELGDKMKKADELGVILPGQARYDLARMVARKNKVVAGLVKGIATLFKVWNIDQLEGTGSFRDHRTIDVRKKDGTECQLSADAIIIATGSSWPNLPQFPIDGRQILTSKDLLDLEAIPSRLLIVGAGVEGCEFAALYSGLGTQVTMVELMSRVLPTEDEEIALTMERELKKRGVTLYTGTTIDQFERSDIAVTVHLKDGTTVTVDKLLVSVGRGLNSHGIGLEQVGVQTGRRGEILVNDRLETTVPGIYAIGDVVGKAMLAHVASAQGKVAVENIMGHPTTVRYDVIPAGIFTLPEIGRVGLTEQQAREQVQAAGQQPEQTLRIGRFRYGGLGKAQATGDVTGLFKVISEAKTGTILGVHILGAHAADLIHEAALAMQVGTRVSQLAEMIHAHPTLSEGLMEAAEDVDGRAIHQARKKL; this is translated from the coding sequence ATGACTCTTCCAAAGCACATCGCCATTCTTGGTGCCGGGCCTGGCGGCTACGTCGCAGCGATTCGAGCGGCGCAATTAGGCGCGCGCGTCACCGTCATTGAAAACCAGGCTCTCGGTGGCGTTTGTTTGAACTGGGGTTGTATTCCCAGTAAAGCGCTACTGTCTGTGGTTGAACTCGGCGACAAAATGAAAAAGGCGGACGAGTTGGGAGTCATCCTGCCTGGGCAGGCTCGGTACGACCTGGCCCGGATGGTCGCACGCAAGAACAAAGTCGTAGCTGGGTTGGTCAAAGGGATTGCCACGCTCTTCAAGGTGTGGAACATCGATCAGCTGGAAGGTACCGGATCATTCCGTGATCACCGGACGATTGATGTCAGAAAAAAGGATGGGACGGAGTGCCAACTTTCTGCTGACGCCATCATCATCGCAACCGGTTCGTCCTGGCCCAATCTCCCGCAGTTTCCGATCGATGGGCGACAGATCTTGACGAGCAAGGATCTGTTGGACCTCGAGGCCATTCCTTCTCGACTCTTGATTGTCGGTGCGGGCGTCGAAGGCTGCGAGTTTGCCGCGCTCTATAGCGGGTTGGGGACTCAAGTGACGATGGTGGAACTCATGTCGCGTGTGTTGCCGACCGAGGATGAGGAAATTGCGTTGACGATGGAGCGGGAGCTCAAGAAGCGGGGAGTGACGCTGTACACGGGGACGACGATTGACCAATTCGAGCGATCCGACATCGCCGTGACGGTGCATCTCAAAGACGGCACAACGGTGACGGTCGATAAACTTCTCGTCTCCGTGGGCCGAGGGTTGAACAGCCACGGCATCGGACTCGAGCAAGTCGGTGTCCAGACCGGTCGGAGAGGGGAAATCCTCGTCAACGACCGGTTGGAAACCACTGTGCCCGGCATCTATGCGATCGGTGATGTCGTGGGCAAGGCGATGCTCGCGCACGTCGCTTCGGCTCAGGGGAAGGTCGCGGTCGAGAACATCATGGGACATCCGACCACGGTCCGATATGATGTCATCCCGGCAGGAATCTTTACCTTGCCAGAAATCGGGCGCGTCGGGCTGACGGAACAACAGGCTCGTGAGCAAGTCCAAGCGGCTGGGCAACAGCCTGAGCAGACGCTCAGGATCGGACGATTCCGCTATGGGGGATTGGGAAAAGCGCAAGCGACCGGGGATGTGACGGGCCTATTCAAAGTGATCTCAGAAGCGAAGACGGGAACCATCTTGGGCGTCCATATTTTGGGGGCCCATGCCGCCGACCTGATCCATGAAGCGGCGCTCGCAATGCAGGTTGGAACTCGGGTCTCGCAACTGGCGGAAATGATCCATGCTCATCCCACGCTCTCCGAAGGTCTGATGGAAGCAGCCGAGGATGTCGATGGTCGGGCGATTCATCAGGCAAGAA